The genomic DNA CCGAAACCCTACAGGAATAGACCAAAATTCCATGAACTCTTTACGAGCTGAATCATTGGGTTCTACACAAGCTGTAATCTGATAACGGCGATCGCGAGTATAGGCTCCCGCATGGGTAAATGGTAAATCCGCACTGGGGCGATTCATGTCAAATCTACCCGCAATATTGCCACACCCAACAATCAGAACATTTAGAGGAATTAAATTCATTTCCAGTTCAACTTAAAAATTGATTACTAAGTAAAGTCTTAATTCTTTTCAAATAACCACCATGTTATGTCATCAAATCCAGCAGAATCATAGATGTGTCCCCATAGAAATCCATAGTCAACTAAGCGCACACTAAAGTTTTTGATAAATAGTTTTCCAAAATCACGTTTAAACAATTTATCTTTCTCTCCCTGATATTCAAGTGAAATCGGTGTTCGATTAAAATATTCACCCATCAAAATATATTTGGATGAATACCAAAACATTTTTTCCATATGTGTAAGTAGTTGATCTGGGTTAATATGAATTAGAACCCCCATAGTAAAGACTAAATCAAAAGAGTTAGAGTCAAATGATGAATCTAAAATTGCGCCATTAAAAGCATGGTTAAAATTATGGCAAGAGATCACAAAGTTAAAAGCAGGTTCACTAATTTCAATGATTGAAGGCTGAGCATTAGGTAAAATCTGCTTGATTTGTTCAATATTTCGACCAATATTGCAACCACATTCTAAAAACGTGTTTATCTCCCCGTGAATGTTCGCAAGTATCTTTGCCCATACTTCAGCTCCAAGATTGTGATCAAACTCATGGTTCTTTTTAATGTAGTCTTCAGCATATGTAGCTGCCCAAAATTCTTCTTGTTCACTATTGAATGACATAAGATTACCGTCCCTAGCAATTATTTTAGGATTTCCTATTTATGATCATAGGCGCAATCATCTCAGCTCGTATCCAATCTTCTTCATTATCAATATCCTGCACAGACCATCTTGGTATCAGTACGGGTACAGAATGACGATCAAAAACGCGTTTGTTCTCTAGCCAAGCCGATGGTTGTCCCCAATAAAATTGCCCTGCATCATGCAAAGCTCTAGGTAAGTCTTGAGAACGAGTTGAAAAATGCTCTGGGAAGAACATCTCGATACCGCCATCAGGATGTTCGCTGAATGCCCGAAAGATCGGCGCGGCAAAATCTGTTGCTGAAAAAGCGTATGCCCAGTTACCAGACTCTAATGTTTGCCAAGCTCGTCTAAGATCTTCTACTTGGATAAAAGGTGCTGTTGCATAGATACAACAAACAGAAGAAATTTGCCAACCTTGATCGATAAACCATTGGGTGGCATGGGCAATCACCTCGGTTGTACCTGTGTAATCATTGGCAAGCTCTGCGGGACGTATGAACGGAACTTCTGCACCATATTTTGTAGCGATTTTAGCAATTTCATCGTCATCAGTAGAAATGATGATTTTATCAAATAGTTCAGAAGCGATCGCCTTCTTAATTGACCAGGCAATCATAGGCTTTCCAAAAAAAGTCTTAATATTTTTTCTCGGAATGCGTTTGCTTCCTCCTCGTGCAGGAATCACAGCAATTTTCATCAAATTTCACCTAAATATGTCCATAAAAGCTACGTATTATCATTCTCAGGTGTTGTATGTATTCAGAACAATCAAGAGTCAATAAGCAAAAAATTTAGACTAAAACACCTACTAGTTAAGGGATGAAAATCCATAACTGTTTGCAACCATGCTGAATATAGGCAACACCAACGCGATCGCAAAACCGCATCAAAAGCTACAAGCTTGGTTTAACCAAATCGTTTCCTCCTCTGTAAGTAAAGGAGATAATTTCTGCACTACAGCCGCATAGTAGCTTTCCAGCCATGAGATTTGTTGAGGATTGAGCTTGCTGCGATCGATCAGTTTCTTGTCAAAGGGAATATAGGTCAAGGATTCAAACTCGTACCAAGGAGTTTTATTTGGGTTTGACTTCTGAGGACTGTCTAATTCAGTCGCGACTTCTTTTACAAAATAGAGATTTTCCAAGCGAATACCACCCCATTGAGGTTCATAGTAGCCTGGTTCGATGCTATTGATTGTACCCAGATCGAGAGATTGATTAACGCGCTTACTAATACCATTTGGGCCCTCATGGACATTGAGAAATACGCCTACGCCGTGACCAGTACCATGTCCAAAATCTAGTCCACTTTGCCACATTGAAGAACGGGCAATACCATCGATTTGGCTACCTGTCGTGCCTTTAGGAAATTTTTGCATTGCGCAATTAATATGTGATTTTAGAACTTCCGTATAGCGATCGCATTGCTCTTCTGTAGGCTTACCAATGCTAATGGCGCGAGTATCATCGGTAGTCCCGCCGTAAAATTGTGAGCCAGAATCTAACAGCAGCAATTCGCCATGAAGAAGTTTACAATCAGGATTAGGATTGCTGTAATGGACGATCGAGCCATTTGCGCCAGTGCCTGCGATCGTGGGGAAGCTGAGATCGTAGAAACCTTCTTGCTGTTTATATAAGCCTTCAATTTTATTAGCAACATCACGTTCACTGATGGTATTGCCAACACTGATCTGTTCTTCTATCCATTTGAGAGTAAGAGTTTTGGCGAGGCTAGCCTTCAGGTTAGCTTGTTGCATTTGGGCGATTTCCACAGCATTTTTGTGTGCTTTGAAAGTCTCGATTGGGTGTTCAGCACCAACTATTTTCGCTTTGACATCTTTAAGTTGTAGATATGTGCCATAGGTGGTTTGAGCGATCGCAACCAGTACATTCTTCTGTTCAGCAACTAGCGATCTCAAAATGGGAATGTATTGCTCGTAATCAAGAATTTGCACCTGTCCAGCCAGAGCCTGACGCACTGGGTCATCAATGCGCGATGTATTTGTAAAAAGATATGCATCAGTTGTAGTGACGATCGCATAGCTAATAAATACAGGATTGCACTCAACATCGCGACCGCGCAAATTGTAAAGCCATGCAATCTGATCGAGCTTAGTCACGGGTAAAATTGCGGCTTTCTTCTTGCCCATCACTTCACGGACGCGCTCTAATTTTTTGGCTAAACTCTCACCAGTAACTGAGTCAGGAAGGGTAATTACAGGTTGATCACCAAAAGGTGGAATAGGTTCGCTTTCTATCCAAGGACTTTGCGATCGCACTGCATCTACTAAGTTTTCGATAATGGGAACTATCTGCACTCCACCGTCGCTTAAACGTTCTGAGAAGCGTCGATATTGAGCGACGGTAATCGTAAAGGGATCAATCCCCAATCGGAAGGTTTGTAATTGTTTCGCAGCATTTTGACCAAGTTCTTCAAGCACCTCTTCTACGGTTGGATGCTCTTCTAGACCAACTTTGCAGACTTTTTGGAGATTTGCATCCACTTGCATATCCGCTTGTTCGTAATAGCGTGAATCCACAAATACCCAAGCTTGCTCAGTGCTGATCAAAAAATCACCTGCGGAGCCAGTAAAGCCACTAATCCATTGACGACGTTGTTTGGCTTCTGGCAAATATTCATTGAGATGCTCATCGGCTGAAGGGACAAAATAGGCATCTAACTTATGTTTGGCGAGTTGCGATCGCAGAGCGGCAAATTTCCGAGCGGTTTCTTTTGATTCAAGAGATGGGCTAAGTGATTCTGCGGGCAAAGTCTGCAATAAAACCATGAAGTTTTTGAGAATATAATTTAATCTATGAAAATTCTAACCTAAGTAACTTGGCGTAATAGCAACTATAGCAATGATTGAGTTAGTTAGGCCAAATCAAAACCCAAAAGATTAATGGCGGTGCTTCGCACCGCCATTAATCTTTTGGGTTTTATATCCTAAGCAAAACTTACATTGCTATGAAACCCACAAAAGCAAAGCGCCAACATAACGGGCGCTTTGCTTTTGTGGGTTTTAAGCTTTACTTTTAATCCACATAAGATCCACGATATTTTATCCTTTCTTTAGGCTTAGCTGACTTTTGCGATTCTCTTGCTTCTGAGAAAGAATCTCGAAAATCCTGTGAAGATTCATTCGCAACACTTACTCCACGATATTTGATCACAGGCTGATCCTCATCAACATTTTTTTGATCGCTTTTAATCGCTAAATCTTCTGGTTTATAACGATTACCTCGATACTGCATGACCTCAATTTCTTCTTCAAAAATCTCATTAAAGTCTTCTTGATTAAGTGTCGAAGCACTAGACTGAGACGATTTATCGGGATTTCGGGATTTGGGCGGTGTGTAGAGCTTACCCAAAACGTTATAACAAAAATAGGGTAGACCCACAGCAATCACCAGAATCACCAACAGCGAATCTATCTGCGTGAGAGCATCAGAAACAATGTCTATATGATTTGAGGAAGCCCACATCGAAATCATGGAAAAAACTGTTACTGCCGAGGCAACTTGTAAAGTGCGATAAATAAAAGACTTTTTCATGGAAGATTCGCCACAATTACTTTGAGTAAACTTTACGTAACTGCATCGTAATCATTTGCGCTTAACAGGTACGCTTACAAATACAATTATCGACTTACTTTACCAACTTAACCTTTATTGGCGATCTTAATCGCTATATTCGCTACGATTTTTGGTAGGGTTTAAGGGGCAGATTGGCAAATATGCAACTTTATAACTGGGCGAATACAAATGCAGGAATGGATTACTAATACCATGAACTCCCTAGGCTATCTGGGGATCGGGCTACTGATGTTTTTAGAAAATCTCTTTCCACCAATTCCTTCAGAGTTAATTATGCCCTTGGCAGGATATACAGCAACTTTTCCCAATACACAAATTCAGGTTATTCCTGCGATCGCTGCGGGTGTGATCGGGACGATCTTGGGTGCAATCCCTTGGTACTATGCAGGATTATTGCTCGGACAGCAGAGATTGCAATTGTTAGCAAGCCGCTATGGTAAATGGATTGGCATTTCTGGCGAAGACATTGAGAAATCGACGAATTGGTTTCAAAAGCATGGTTCAAAGGCAGTTTTATTCGGTCGGCTCGTTCCTGGCATTCGCACTTTGATTTCCATTCCCGCAGGTATTAGCAAAATGCCTATAGTCCCGTTCTTTATCTATTCCACGATTGGGACAATTGTCTGGGTAACTTTATTAACCTATGCAGGGTATTTTTTGGGTAAGAACTACAAGCTGGTCGAAGACTATATTGATGTCATAACCAAGGTCGTAGTTTTCGGCGTTTTGCTAGCGATCGCTTCATTTATTGGCTATCGCCTATGGAAGCGATCGCGCAAATAAAATTCTAAATGGTTTGGGCGGGCTTCACTCACCCAAACCATTTATAGCAATTTCTCGCAATGCAAAGCAAAGCCCAAAAGATGAGTATCGCAGCCATTTTGTGCTTTTAAAACCCTTACAGGGTTTGACTATACCAATAAATTTTTGAAAGTGTTGCTTTGCAACACTTTCAAAAATTTATTGGTTTGGGTTTGAGGGCAAAGCGCTGCAAAGAAATTGCGATCGCCTATATAATCAGAGTAGCTAGATCAGTTCAGAACATCGGTCAGGGCAAAAGCCAAGCTAACCGAATATAAGCCCCATGCGTTACTCACATTCGGAATCAAATACCTTGAGCCGCCGCTACGAATTGCCGACCTGTCTCTTAGAGGTCTGGACGGAGCGATCGCCTTTATCGGATTGGCAATCGCAGACCGTTGCTCAAAATTTGAGCTTTCGTCTGCAATTAGCTCACGGCAAAAAAATTATTAAAGGTAATCAGCAGCAAATTATCAGCTTAATCGAAGGCGTTACCGCTTATTGCGATCACTGGTTGACACAAGATGACTTTGAAACTCTCGATCATGCGATTGCTGTTCCCCAACTGCCGAAGTTGCAACTCTCGACCTTACAATTATTTGATCTATACGAAAGTCTAGAACTCTGTACCAATGAGTTTGTGATTTTGCCAAACTTAGTACTAGAAGTGCGCCGCCTCAATCCCAACTGGCTCAAAATTGTTGCAGGTGCGATCGCGATCGTCGGTGTCAGTATTGGCGCAATTCGTCTAATTTCACCACCCTTTGGTGAGCAACCCAGCTATCAAATTGCTTCTACGCCATCAGCTTCTGATCCTGAGAAAGCATCTATACCTTCCGTTAGATTAGACAACTTAGACAACAAAGTAGAAAATCGCGCAAAGGTGGATGCTTCACCAAAATCGACAAACCCGATTGCGCTTAGTCCCAAGCCTTCTCTTTCTGAAGAAAAAAGCAATATAGCAAAGGCTCCTGCTGCTTCTAGCCTCTCTCAATCCTCTCAAAATATAAATCGCGATCGCAAGGAGCTAGAGCAATCCAATAAAGTCGCGATCGCACCTGAATCTGCTGTTGCTGATTCTACTAATTCCCAACGTGCAACGGATAATATGCGTTCGATTATAGGTGCGATAAAACCATCAAGTCCCACGACAAAACCAAGGCAATTAGAGTCCCCAAAGAAAGACAATTTCTCTCAATCTGCAACAATTGCAGGAGAACCTGCTCCATCAGCAGCCCCATCTGCACCGTTATCTATTCCCTCGACAGAGTCTCGTATGGCTGATGGCAATGCCATAGCTAATATCAGAGTCAATATCAAAGTTTTACAGATTCAATCGGAATTGCCCAGTGATATAAACTCATCTTTAGTTCGTTACATCCAAACTCAGCAAATTAACGCATCCACAACAGGGACGCTCACTTTCGAGCTAGAGATTGTAGGCGATCGCATTAGCAATATATCTACTGATAATCAAGGTTCGATATTGAAAGATGCGAATTCGATCTCCGAAGTAGAAAAGCTCATTTTAGAATGGCGATCACCTAATCCTATCACTGGCAAAGTCCGTCTAGTACTGCAATTATCCCCATAAAAAAGGCGCAAAGCGAAAGATCTCTATCGCTTTATGAGGTCAATTGAAATACAAAGCTAACTTTGTCACCTTTGCCGAGAGAAATGCGATCGCCTGCCCTGAGCTTATGACGATTGCCCGCAGGTAAGGGCAAATTGTTGACATAAGTACCGTTAGAGCTACCTGTATCCTCAAGATAAAAAGAGCCAGCCTCAGCACGAATATCCGCATGGATGCGCGAAACAATATCTGAATCTGGGAAACCCGACACATCAATATCGGGAGGAATTACCGTATTTGATTTACCAATATGCACAACTGGTAAATGCGCAGGAATTTCGATATTGAGATTAGTCTGCACATGGAGCAAAGACGCAGCAAATTGCTGTAACTGCGTCTTGACACTACTCATCGGCACACTAATTGGCTCATTCATCGGTGTGGTTACAGATGGATTTTGCTCCTCTGTTGCGAGCAAGTTTTCGATATCGGTAAACTTAGGAACAGTTGCCCCCTCGGCAAAAGAATTAGGGACTAAATTTGCGGCAGAATCATCTTCGGCCATTGCATCAGGAAGAGAATTTGACATAGCGCTGGAAATAGATGGTACAGGGAAAACTTCAGTTGATGGATCGATTGATGGCGCGATCGCACTTTCAATATTAATATCTGGGAGCGGATTGATTGCAGTTGCCGCACTCAGATTAAACCCACAATGCCCACAAAACTTAGCATCTGATAACACAGTTGCACCACAACTAGGGCATTGAATATTTTTGACAATTGGTAACGGCGTAAAACAAGCTTCGCAGTTTACAGCTCCGTCAGGATTAGCATGGGAGCAACTTGGGCAAATAATCATAAGGGCAACTTAGATGGATAGTTTTATACTTTCGCGATGAACATTGCGATGATCAGCGTCTTACAGACACTTACTTAATCTAAAATTTAAGGGGTTGGAGGCGATTGCAATAC from Pseudanabaena sp. BC1403 includes the following:
- a CDS encoding DedA family protein, which codes for MQEWITNTMNSLGYLGIGLLMFLENLFPPIPSELIMPLAGYTATFPNTQIQVIPAIAAGVIGTILGAIPWYYAGLLLGQQRLQLLASRYGKWIGISGEDIEKSTNWFQKHGSKAVLFGRLVPGIRTLISIPAGISKMPIVPFFIYSTIGTIVWVTLLTYAGYFLGKNYKLVEDYIDVITKVVVFGVLLAIASFIGYRLWKRSRK
- a CDS encoding pseudaminic acid biosynthesis-associated methylase; translated protein: MSFNSEQEEFWAATYAEDYIKKNHEFDHNLGAEVWAKILANIHGEINTFLECGCNIGRNIEQIKQILPNAQPSIIEISEPAFNFVISCHNFNHAFNGAILDSSFDSNSFDLVFTMGVLIHINPDQLLTHMEKMFWYSSKYILMGEYFNRTPISLEYQGEKDKLFKRDFGKLFIKNFSVRLVDYGFLWGHIYDSAGFDDITWWLFEKN
- a CDS encoding FHA domain-containing protein; the protein is MIICPSCSHANPDGAVNCEACFTPLPIVKNIQCPSCGATVLSDAKFCGHCGFNLSAATAINPLPDINIESAIAPSIDPSTEVFPVPSISSAMSNSLPDAMAEDDSAANLVPNSFAEGATVPKFTDIENLLATEEQNPSVTTPMNEPISVPMSSVKTQLQQFAASLLHVQTNLNIEIPAHLPVVHIGKSNTVIPPDIDVSGFPDSDIVSRIHADIRAEAGSFYLEDTGSSNGTYVNNLPLPAGNRHKLRAGDRISLGKGDKVSFVFQLTS
- a CDS encoding after-VIT domain-containing protein → MRYSHSESNTLSRRYELPTCLLEVWTERSPLSDWQSQTVAQNLSFRLQLAHGKKIIKGNQQQIISLIEGVTAYCDHWLTQDDFETLDHAIAVPQLPKLQLSTLQLFDLYESLELCTNEFVILPNLVLEVRRLNPNWLKIVAGAIAIVGVSIGAIRLISPPFGEQPSYQIASTPSASDPEKASIPSVRLDNLDNKVENRAKVDASPKSTNPIALSPKPSLSEEKSNIAKAPAASSLSQSSQNINRDRKELEQSNKVAIAPESAVADSTNSQRATDNMRSIIGAIKPSSPTTKPRQLESPKKDNFSQSATIAGEPAPSAAPSAPLSIPSTESRMADGNAIANIRVNIKVLQIQSELPSDINSSLVRYIQTQQINASTTGTLTFELEIVGDRISNISTDNQGSILKDANSISEVEKLILEWRSPNPITGKVRLVLQLSP
- the pseF gene encoding pseudaminic acid cytidylyltransferase, translated to MKIAVIPARGGSKRIPRKNIKTFFGKPMIAWSIKKAIASELFDKIIISTDDDEIAKIATKYGAEVPFIRPAELANDYTGTTEVIAHATQWFIDQGWQISSVCCIYATAPFIQVEDLRRAWQTLESGNWAYAFSATDFAAPIFRAFSEHPDGGIEMFFPEHFSTRSQDLPRALHDAGQFYWGQPSAWLENKRVFDRHSVPVLIPRWSVQDIDNEEDWIRAEMIAPMIINRKS
- a CDS encoding aminopeptidase P family N-terminal domain-containing protein, yielding MVLLQTLPAESLSPSLESKETARKFAALRSQLAKHKLDAYFVPSADEHLNEYLPEAKQRRQWISGFTGSAGDFLISTEQAWVFVDSRYYEQADMQVDANLQKVCKVGLEEHPTVEEVLEELGQNAAKQLQTFRLGIDPFTITVAQYRRFSERLSDGGVQIVPIIENLVDAVRSQSPWIESEPIPPFGDQPVITLPDSVTGESLAKKLERVREVMGKKKAAILPVTKLDQIAWLYNLRGRDVECNPVFISYAIVTTTDAYLFTNTSRIDDPVRQALAGQVQILDYEQYIPILRSLVAEQKNVLVAIAQTTYGTYLQLKDVKAKIVGAEHPIETFKAHKNAVEIAQMQQANLKASLAKTLTLKWIEEQISVGNTISERDVANKIEGLYKQQEGFYDLSFPTIAGTGANGSIVHYSNPNPDCKLLHGELLLLDSGSQFYGGTTDDTRAISIGKPTEEQCDRYTEVLKSHINCAMQKFPKGTTGSQIDGIARSSMWQSGLDFGHGTGHGVGVFLNVHEGPNGISKRVNQSLDLGTINSIEPGYYEPQWGGIRLENLYFVKEVATELDSPQKSNPNKTPWYEFESLTYIPFDKKLIDRSKLNPQQISWLESYYAAVVQKLSPLLTEEETIWLNQACSF